The proteins below are encoded in one region of Populus alba chromosome 2, ASM523922v2, whole genome shotgun sequence:
- the LOC118049898 gene encoding trihelix transcription factor ENAP2 translates to MSTPSPSPSPPPPHSPPTNLTPLSSKKTQPLPWTHQETIHLIQAYQEKWYSLKRGQLKASQWEEVAVTVAARCGYDYNHPSKSAVQCRHKMEKLRRRYRDEKRVMALGGTCYWQYFDLMDSLERGPLPISAQPLARVPSQENYHTRNRNNGVLGEYDDDKGEDEDDDDEDYGYRSKLRSRSINYILRKPSIVNRMVKLERKKLEVMKETERSRMEMENKKLEMILDSHRKIVHMIGEAFGL, encoded by the exons ATGTCCACACCTTCTCCATCTccttcaccaccaccaccacactcACCACCGACAAACCTCACGCCACTCTCTTCCAAGAAAACCCAGCCTCTCCCCTGGACCCACCAAGAAACCATCCATCTAATCCAAGCCTACCAAGAAAAGTGGTACTCCTTAAAACGAGGTCAGCTCAAGGCTAGCCAGTGGGAAGAAGTAGCCGTAACTGTGGCTGCCCGCTGCGGCTATGACTACAACCACCCTTCGAAATCCGCTGTCCAATGCCGCCACAAGATGGAGAAGCTCCGCAGAAGGTACCGAGATGAGAAACGAGTCATGGCTCTTGGTGGCACTTGTTATTGGCAGTACTTTGATCTCATGGACTCCTTGGAACGCGGGCCTTTGCCCATTTCTGCGCAGCCGCTAGCTCGAGTACCCTCCCAGGAAAATTATCATACTAGGAACAGAAACAATGGCGTTCTTGGCGaatatgatgatgataaagGTGAAGATGAGGATGATGACGATGAAGATTATGGGTATAGAAGCAAGTTGAGGAGCAGAAGCATTAACTATATACTCCGAAAGCCTAGTATTGTTAATAG GATGGTGAAGTTGGAGAGGAAGAAGTTGGAGGTGATGAAAGAAACAGAGAGGTCGAGAATGGAGATGGAGAATAAGAAGCTCGAGATGATTTTAGATTCTCATAGGAAGATTGTTCATATGATTGGTGAAGCTTTTGGCTTGTGA